The genomic DNA ATATCTGAGTCCCAACATcagggcgagaagtctgtccacacttATGGCAGTCAGTGTTAGCAAAGACACAGAGCAAAAGATATTGCTGGCGATAAAACTTATTTGATACGTGTAAACACAAATGTCCCCTCTTTCATTCAACACAGATATATAATATGCGATACTCAGAGGTTCTgcaatgataccaacacagagatcagttatcgccaggttacgatacaggagtttggacggcggatgaagtgaagtttccttgtgtagggcaactaggatcagagtgttccccagaaatgcagtTACTGACAAAAAACTTTGCATCGCTGAAGCAAAGATAAGCTCTTCATGTAGGTTCCGGTTTAATTCTGTCGAGCAGAAACGTTTCGTGGCTGGTTTTAGTTTTTCACCTTCAGTTAGATTTGTTGATGTCATTGTCTTTGCGAGTAAGCACAGCGTTCAGTTTGTTAATGGGGCTGTAGGTACAGTTGGAAAGAAAGCtgttctgtgaaaaaaaaacacggcAGGGGGGCTACGAGTTGATGCATtattaaaaatgcaaattccCTCCTTCTGCAAAGGTTCGACTGCCTCCATCGTGGTAGATTTTGTATCATAAGGTTAATTAACAGCTGCAAATTAATTCTTAATAAAAAGAAGTTTCCAACATCCTGTCTTGTCGTAAAACCAATTTGCGTTGTAATATCCTCTcaattttcctctgtttttagtgtcgtgttcaaaacagttaaatttgTATCACCATCTTCCGTCTCTGTAGGTTCTAGTTTCTATCATAATAATTGATATATAAGAAATGCGTGAATCGCAAAGCTTCGTaacctgtgccaggctctcagtcAGTTTAGACGAGCGAAAAacgcgagcgagcgagcgaaaAAAGGCGGGAAGGGTGAAAAGGAGACTCACCTTCTCTCTCCCCCAGTCCTCACGCAGTTTTTCGCACTTTTTTTTCGATCTCCACtgtcttggagcctggaacagatTAAGAAATTTGCGTCGCTCGAGGAAGGGTGGCCAAAAAAGCCGCCAAATAGGGGCAAGAAAGCGAAATTTGCAGTGAAATTTCATAAAATAAAGAGGCGAGGTAATAAAGTTAAAAGCGATTGAGTTTCTTTTAATTGCTAAATTATGCTTGCAGTAAAAGCAAGCTGGCTGGCAAGCAAAACGTCAACTTGTTTCAACAACACTGAAAATTGAATTTGGAATCAATTATATTTTGTCGTATCAGCTTATTCTAACAAAGATTTGCATAAAAGCTTCTGGAAATTTAGCTTTCATTGTTATTGAGTTTATTGATATGGATTGACAGTGCGCTAGAATTAAATTACTTCTATCAATGACtccaaaacgaagaaaaaaaccaACATAAACAGACAAactcgaaaacaaaaacaaaaaagaaaactagaaaaaaggGACCTTATCCTTTTCTGAGGTGCGATGATTTCTCTTTCATTCACATTAACTTTGTTTGTCTGAGTAAATAGTTTCATTAAAATTTGACAGCTGCAATACACTTGGTCAAAGAAATACTAGCCTATACTGAAAgccttttgctttctttttttgttactttaaaCCCAGAACAagaaaagcattttaaaaaaggaCGTTGATTTGCAgtgtaacaataacaaaaaataatctgCTTATGGAAAGCTGGTTCGTCATATGAAATagtaaggcccggttcagacgccgcgcCACTCACGTGCCGAACCTAACCCGATGAAtaaagtacggcaaaagagcggcgtctgaatcaatttggtacggcagttttagtttggtgcggcaaaagcgttaagttcgacagagtctgtcgaacttttgtcgaacttaacttgggttcgacacacggtacgccgtctgaatcagatgtcgcgccagtgtcgctccaaagtcgaacttattcagttatgttcggcacatgaaaagtacggcgtctgaaccaggcctaaggTATTGACGCGTGGCAGGGAAAAATTTCTTCCAGTCACCTCACAAGAAGCTTCCGTAGCCCTTTAATAAAGTCCATAATTTCAGTAAGGCAACAGTAACCAAACGAATGTGCGTCAATGTCTGTAACTGTCTGAGAGGATTTCAAAAGTACCTTAAATTACTGTGCAATCAATGGAAAAACCCCAAATAAAGGCTAAGATGGCATTATGTTTTCTTAACAGTTACAACAATTTACTGATATCTCAGCTCTGCAGCAGGGTGAGTAGTCAGTCAATGTTTCTAATGATATGGAACTCAAAATATAGCCGATGACAAAACTAACAAACATCCCCTTTTTCGTTCACCACAGACATCTACATGCTCCGCAATATATACATACCAAGTTATAGCAATAGTTATCGCAAAGACACGGTACAGGCGTCGGAAGGATTATTAAGTGAATCatgcatcatcatcatcatcatcatcagcttcatcatcatcatcatagttGACAAGTGCTGGCTTTGACTTATCATACTGTGAGTACTGTCATAGTTTGCTTTGTTGTTTACCAAGCTCCAGCGATTTCCGGCAAATACTTCTGTCTAACTTGTTTGTTGTCTTCAAATTTATCACCATACCACTTTTATAATATTCAGTAACTTAGGTTCAGTCCCTGGTTGCCTGCTCCAAGAGAGGCTGCTACGGATGAGTACAGTGGAACTCCGCTTTACGGACATCCGCTTAATTTTTCCCGACGAACAGCTCATATACAGCCAAtccctgttaatacggacactgagggggccatagagagtgtccgtattaacagagGGTTCGTATCAAGCGTGTTgtatttagagaaaatgtaagggctagGGACAAGGAAAACCGTCCTTAATAACGactgaggtgtccgtattaagcggtgTCCGTAAAGCAGGGATTGACTGTATTTTATCTAAAATTAACCCGCGTAATGAGGACAACGGTTAATACGCAAAAACACAGGCACTTTTCTATGCCCCAAGTCAGTATTATTTAACTCTCCGATATGGTCAATCTCACCTTACGAACACAGGAAGAAACGGAGACTATGGCATGTCCCCTTAGTGTGCGTATTAACCgagttccactgtattttaattAGGCCGACGAACAGCACAAGTGCTTTAACGTGTCTTTGACAGCTTTCCTTACTTCTTTCATTCTCCAGCAGTACAGCAACGGGTTTAAGGTCGAGTTAAAGTAAACAAAAGTAATGGTGAATTGCCTGGCACGGTAAATTGCAGTGGACATCCCTTTTGAAGGCGTCAAAACTACAACTGTAGCATAAGGGAAATAACAAACAGTTAATGTGGCTgtcacccacagtgcactggaCACTGCCTTTTTGTATCGCGCTATGTTCAGCGGAGTTGCTTGGCTTGGTTGTTCTTGTAAAGTATGGCCATGTATGTGAATTTGGTTATGTCGAAGAGTGAAAAAGATTAAGGTGTAACAAACAGTTACGGTGATGaaacacacaaataaagttgtgtAGGTGTACCATTTTTGTATTAGAAGATTCGAAGAGTAGATTGATATGCCGACGATTGAATAACcccaaaataaaattacaaaagcaCATGTTCTCTTAAGAGTTACAACTTGTCGGTATTTGAGCCCTAACAACAGGGCGAGAAGTCggtccacgcttattgcagtcatCGTTAACAAAGACACTGCGCAAAACATGTAGCTACAGATAAAAGCTGTCCGTTCGGTGTAATAGCAGACGGTCCATCTTTTGTCCACCGCAGATATCCAATGAGCAACTTTTGCAGGCTCCGCAATGATTCCAACAAAGAGATCAGTTAaagctaggttacgatacaggagtttggacggcggatgaagtgaagtcTCCTTCTGCAGAGCAGCgaggatcagagtgttccccagaaatgcagtGACGGAAAAAATAGCATTTAGCGctgaaagaaagacaaattcAAGGCGTACACCCCTATTGATTTCATCTGAACAATACGATTCTATGATTGTTTTTAGCTTTTCACCTCCAGTAAAATTTCGTGATGCCATATTTCTGCAAAAAGTAAATCAATGTAAAAGTGCACTTTAATAACATGCCTCTTACAGCTGGCTGCCCAAGTTTTATAAAAACGCTATGTTGAAAAGCAAACaatgcaaagaaaacaaaaagcaagcattAATACAAATGCTAATTTCTTCTCTTCGCGGGTCTGATGAAAGCTTCACCACGTGATGAAACAGCTGCTTAAGGCTTTTCTCATCTCTTCTCTTTCATCAGGGAAAAGGTTTCATTATATACTGCCCCTCTTGCACGGCAACCGGTTCGGCATAGATTGGTGCTTTTTAATTTCAGTGTAATTTTTGGGCCCATACTTTTTCTGACGACACGCAGAAAAGCATAAGTTTTAAACAATTTCAACCAGTTTTAAGTTTTATGACCGTTATGTTGCATTATTATAcgttgtagtcaccatctgtcttctcattggctaaaagcctacagttaattctgggaaacagcgcaatctacagattattcactaatctgtacctacagattagtgaataatctgtaggttgcgcgagcaatgcatgatttccaagagcaatgtcaagtgcacggacagcaatgtcaagttcgcgaaCAGCGAAGTAAGTCAAGTAAGAGTGGCTTCTAgatctcgattcgcttcatcgacccagcaagaaactGAGAAATTACTTAAAGATAAAgtatattaaaacaattattagattcggtttttgtgatatccggaataatcaagatctcggttagtgttatcagccgaagccgaaggctgaggctgataacactaaccgagaccttgattattccggatatcacaaaaacctcatccaataattgtttattatattgcGTATAAATAAAATTACAGGTTCCCCGTGGCAATTTCTTCCTGCACGCTTCTTTGTTCTTTATCGTGGGAAATTCCTTTCGGGAAAAATAGGCAAGTGCAAGTAGGCGcttgttattttcattgttttcgctTAACTTTTTTGAATGAAGCACGCTTTTAAAGACCTATAGATCGACCAGTAACAGCAGAAAAGCAACAACAGCAGGACCAGGGAGACATGTTTTTAAACTGTTCAAAACACTCACAGGGCGTGTTTTATCAAGTCGTGAAATTCTCGCTATTCGTGCTCAAATTCTAACTTGTTAAAACACAGCTTttcgtaaacgttaaaaaaaaggtCAGTAGGACAGTAACGTATTAAACCGCCAAAATACAATAACATCACGTTTCATTAGCATAATAATTTCAAACGCGTTAAGAAATAAAAACCTAGACACCTTAAGTGCAGTCTATACACCGTTTCAATGATTCTACACCGGCTGCCACAAAATTTCTGCAACAAAATAGAAAAGCTAGTTTTGTCCTTAAGTTTTAAAAGGGAAAACGATAAATTTCCATGATAAATAGTGAGAAAGTCGTTCTCAAGAgtgtttttaaaatgcataCTGGACAGTATAGActgatatatagatttagccagagctaaaagctaAGCTTCCGTTAATACATTGCAAGGGCAATTACTTTGACTTAAAAAAACGGCCTTCCGAGGAAATTCGTCTCTCCTAAAAAAACTGGgattgagcctgcgatcaatttaCATTTTAAAACTGGTCAGcgtaaaacttaaaaaacacGTGAGCTCCGCTAATAAAACATCGAATTGAGCGGGATCTCTCTGCTAAAATAGgacaaaacaatgaacaaacagACTTGCACTCACTTCAATCAAAGGAGCCACCTCTTCCAGATGAAAGAATGAAGATTCGATTGTTGGGACAGTGTCGTAGACGTAATTTAACCGCGGTTAGTAaagtctgcgaagcagcgccgagatccttgttctgggccacCAACGGATTCAACGAATTTCCTTTTATCCTGATTTGCAAATCCACTGGCAATGGCTTTTTTAATAGGCCAATCATGGCACATA from Porites lutea chromosome 6, jaPorLute2.1, whole genome shotgun sequence includes the following:
- the LOC140942116 gene encoding melanocyte-stimulating hormone receptor-like gives rise to the protein MASRNFTGGEKLKTIIESYCSDEINRGVRLEFVFLSALNAIFSVTAFLGNTLILAALQKETSLHPPSKLLYRNLALTDLFVGIIAEPAKVAHWISAVDKRWTVCYYTERTAFICSYMFCAVSLLTMTAISVDRLLALLLGLKYRQVVTLKRTCAFVILFWGYSIVGISIYSSNLLIQKWYTYTTLFVCFITVTVCYTLIFFTLRHNQIHIHGHTLQEQPSQATPLNIARYKKAVSSALWVTATLTVCYFPYATVVVLTPSKGMSTAIYRARQFTITFVYFNSTLNPLLYCWRMKEVRKAVKDTLKHLCCSSA